The proteins below are encoded in one region of Apium graveolens cultivar Ventura chromosome 4, ASM990537v1, whole genome shotgun sequence:
- the LOC141721321 gene encoding 1,4-alpha-glucan-branching enzyme 3, chloroplastic/amyloplastic codes for MNTPTLQTPNFISHSPVKCITFFSHNYNLTNKRYSYSPPHRLILPRKNYWRCEAAKSPRQPSSKKPDPNYDKGVDPVGFLAKFNISDKPFAQFLRDRHKLLKDLKDEILKRHMNFSQMVTGYQILGMHRNVHHRVDYMEWAPGARYCAIVGDFNGWSPTENSAREGHFGHDDYGYWFIILEDKLREGEEPDEVYFQQYNYVDDYDKGDSGVTVDELFKKANDEYWEPGEDRFFNSRYEVASKLYEQIFGPNGPQTEEELEEIPDAQTRYNAWKEEHKDDPPSDFPSYDVIDSGKVYDVFNIVGDPVSREKFRKKKPPLPYWLESRKGRKAWLKKYIPGIPHGSKYRVYFNTPSGPIERVPAWATYVIPDADGNQAYAVHWEPSPECAYSWKHVHPKAPKALRIYECHVGISGQEPKVASFNDFIEDVLPHIKEAGYNAIQLFGVVEHKDYFTLGYRVTNLYAVSSRYGTPDDFKRLVDEAHGLGLLVFLDIVHSYSAADEMVGLSLFDGSNDCYFHTGKRGHHKYWGTRMFKYGDLDVLHFLLSNLNWWVEEYHIDGFHFHSLSSMMYTHNGFASFTGDMEEYYNQYVDKDALLYLILANEILHVLHPNIITIAEDATNYPGLCEPTSQGGLGFDYFVNVSSSEMWLWLLENVPDHEWSMSKIVKTLMGNKQTASKMLQYAENHNQSISGGQSFAEILFGQIMQQPSESKELLLRGCSLHKMIRLITYTCAGRAYLNFMGNEFGHPDRVEFPMAGNAFSFSFANRHWDLLTNGVHHQLFTFDKDMMNLDDNERVLSRGVSQIHHVDDNTKVISYLRGPLLFIFNFHPSNSYERYSVGVEEAGEYQVILNTDEKLYGGEGLIGHDKYLQKTIGKRVDGLRNCLEVSLPRRTAQVYKLTRILRK; via the exons ATGAACACACCCACTCTACAAACTCCTAATTTTATATCTCACTCTCCTGTAAAATGCATCACTTTTTTCTCCCATAACTACAACTTAACCAATAAGAGATATAGTTATAGTCCCCCTCACCGTCTCATTTTGCCTCGCAAGAATTATTGGAGGTGTGAAGCCGCCAAGTCACCCAGACAGCCCAGCTCCAAAAAACCCGACCCGAATTACGATAAAGGGGTTGACCCGGTTGGGTTTCTTGCTAAATTTAACATTTCTGACAAACCCTTTGCTCAGTTCCTCCGCGACAG GCATAAGTTGTTGAAGGATTTAAAAGATGAAATTCTCAAACGCCACATGAATTTTAGTCAGATGGTTACTGG ATATCAAATATTAGGCATGCACCGGAATGTTCATCACCGGGTGGATTATATGGAATGGGCTCCAG GTGCTCGCTACTGTGCCATTGTTGGTGATTTTAATGGGTGGTCACCGACAGAGAATTCTGCAAGAGAGGGTCATTTTGGGCATGATGATTATGGATATTGGTTTATCATTCTTGAAGATAAATTAAGGGAAGGAGAAGAACCTGATGAGGTGTACTTTCAACAATACAACTATGTAGATGACTATGATAAAGGTGACAGTGGAGTTACAGTTGATGAATTATTTAAGAAAGCAAATGATGAATACTGGGAACCTGGAGAGGATCGGTTTTTTAATTCACGCTATGAAGTGGCATCTAAGCTGTATGAGCAAATATTTGGGCCAAATGGGCCGCAGACAGAAGAAGAACTGGAAGAAATACCTGATGCCCAAACAAGATATAATGCATGGAAAGAGGAGCACAAAGATGATCCACCAAGTGATTTTCCATCATACGACGTCATAGACAGTGGAAAGGTATACGACGTCTTTAATATTGTGGGTGATCCTGTTTCGCGAGAAAAATTTCGTAAAAAAAAACCCCCTCTTCCATACTGGTTAGAATCTCGTAAAGGAAGAAAGGCATGGTTGAAGAAGTATATACCTGGTATTCCCCATGGGAGCAAATACAGAGTGTATTTTAACACCCCTAGTGGACCTATTGAAAGGGTTCCTGCTTGGGCTACTTATGTGATTCCAG ATGCAGATGGAAACCAAGCTTATGCCGTCCACTGGGAACCGTCTCCAGAGTGTGCATATAGTTGGAAACACGTGCATCCCAAAGCACCAAAAGCTTTGCGCATCTACGAATGCCATGTTGGAATTAGTGGGCAGGAGCCAAAAGTTGCCTCTTTTAATGATTTTATTGAGGAT GTCCTCCCCCACATTAAAGAAGCTGGATACAATGCAATTCAGTTGTTTGGAGTTGTTGAGCACAAAGATTACTTTACCCTTGGCTACAGA GTGACAAATTTATATGCTGTTAGCAGCCGCTATGGCACACCTGATGACTTCAAGCGATTGGTGGACGAAGCACATG GTCTAGGACTGCTTGTATTTCTAGATATTGTTCATTCGTACTCGGCTGCTGATGAGATGGTTGGATTGTCTCTTTTTGATGGCTCAAATGACTGCTACTTTCATACTG GTAAACGAGGTCATCACAAATACTGGGGGACAAGAATGTTTAAATATGGAGACCTTGATGTGCTTCATTTTCTACTCTCGAATCTTAATTG GTGGGTCGAGGAATACCATATAGATGGTTTTCATTTCCATTCCCTGTCATCAATGATGTACACTCACAATGGTTTTGCTTCTTTTACGGGTGATATGGAAGA GTACTACAACCAATATGTCGACAAGGATGCCTTGCTATACCTGATATTGGCAAATGAGATATTGCATGTTCTTCATCCGAATATAATAACAATTGCCGAAGAt GCAACAAACTATCCAGGATTATGTGAGCCAACTTCTCAAGGTGGTCTGGGATTCGATTACTTTGTAAATGTTTCTTCATCAGAGATGTGGTTATGGCTTCTTGAGAATGTTCCTGACCATGAATGGAGCATGAGTAAG ATTGTAAAAACTTTAATGGGAAACAAACAAACTGCAAGTAAGATGCTTCAGTATGCTGAGAATCACAACCAG TCCATATCAGGAGGGCAATCATTTGCAGAAATTTTGTTTGGTCAAATTATGCAGCAGCCATCTGAATCAAAGGAGTTACTACTAAGGGGTTGTTCATTGCATAAG ATGATCAGGTTAATAACGTATACGTGTGCTGGTCGTGCTTATCTTAACTTTATGGGTAATGAATTTGGACACCCGGAT AGGGTAGAGTTTCCGATGGCAGGCAACGCTTTTTCATTTTCATTTGCCAATCGTCATTGGGATCTGTTGACAAATGGAgttcatcatcaattatttacATTTGATAAG GACATGATGAACTTGGATGACAATGAGCGAGTACTTTCAAGAGGCGTCTCTCAAATTCACCATGTCGATGACAATACTAAG GTCATTTCTTACTTGAGAGGCCCCCTTCTTTTCATTTTCAACTTTCATCCATCAAATTCATATGAAAGATATAGTGTGGGTGTGGAAGAAGCCGGAGAGTATCAA GTTATCCTGAACACGGATGAAAAGTTGTATGGTGGGGAAGGACTGATTGGGCATGACAAATATCTTCAGAAAACTATTGGTAAAAG AGTTGACGGGTTACGAAACTGCTTGGAAGTATCACTGCCACGAAGAACTGCTCAG GTGTACAAATTAACAAGAATATTGAGAAAATGA